GTGGAAATGATATTGTCGATTTCATCACCCAATGCATCCAACTCAAGGTCGATGTTGGCTTTGTCATCATCATTGTAAGTACCATTCGCTTTTTGCACGTTCAGTTCTTTCATACGAACGAGCATGTTGCTCACTTCATCCAGCGCACCCTCAGCCGTTTGGATCAGGGAGATACCGTCTTGAGCGTTGCGGGAAGCTTGTTGCAGACCGCGGATTTGGCCGCGCATTTTTTCGGAGATGGAGAGACCAGCTGCATCGTCAGCTGCACGGTTGATGCGCAGACCGGAAGAGAGCTTCTCCATGCTCTTGCTGCTGCCCAGTACGTTGTTGCCCATGTTGCGGTGAGTGTTCATCGCTGGTAGGTTGTGGTTAATAATCATTTCGTTTTCCTCCTTGAGTGTAACCTCCACGTCCATGTGGATGGTTCCTGCTATTTTTCGGAGATAAGCTCAATCGCGCGCTTGAGTTTATTTCCTTTACATTCTTATTATCGGACGATCTATTAGAAACGTTTAGTCTTTTTTACCTAGGAAAAGAAAAAATTTCTGACGCTTTTTTCATTCGTCAGAAATTGGCGGTTTCCCAATCATTTCTTTTAATGTTTGCAGGGCCCCCGTGTTTTGTGAGGCGATTTCGTTTTCCGTTTGAATCGCTACATAGATTTCTTTTCGGTGAATCTCAATATGATTGGGCGCCTCGATCCCGATCTTGA
This sequence is a window from Brevibacillus composti. Protein-coding genes within it:
- the csrA gene encoding carbon storage regulator CsrA gives rise to the protein MLVLSRKKNESIIIDGSIEIKIIGIEGESVKIGIEAPNHIEIHRKEIYVAIQTENEIASQNTGALQTLKEMIGKPPISDE